In Monomorium pharaonis isolate MP-MQ-018 chromosome 3, ASM1337386v2, whole genome shotgun sequence, a genomic segment contains:
- the LOC118644678 gene encoding uncharacterized protein LOC118644678: MRVSSLSLAFAIIYVMVIINAPVTKAKAVFGADSKILMSPFDDMIKPIQPYISQLDKLIAAYPELGNFIRPMMAALKGYRNV; this comes from the exons atgcGAGTATCATCTCTGTCACTGGCTTTTGCCATAATCTATGTTATGGTGATCATTAACGCACCCGTAACAAAAGCAAAAGCCGTTTTCGGAGCTGATTCCAAGATCCTAATGTCACCATTTGATGATATG ataaaaccAATACAACCATAT ataAGTCAGCTAGATAAGCTAATTGCAGCTTATCCAGAATTAGGGAACTTTATAAGACCAATGATGGCTGCACTCAAGGGATATAGGAATGTGTAA
- the LOC105837207 gene encoding U-myrmicitoxin(01)-Tb3a codes for MRVSYLSLTFTIIFVMAILYAPIAEAKSTSEADAKPYLSLVHDMVVKPMGLDINSLLGLNKWE; via the exons ATGCGAGTGTCATATCTATCATTGACTTTTACCATAATCTTTGTTATGGCGATCTTGTACGCACCTATAGCAGAAGCAAAGTCCACTTCTGAAGCTGATGCAAAACCATATTTAAGTTTA gtcCATGATATGGTAGTAAAACCCATGGGATTAGATATAAATTCCTTATTG ggaCTAAATAAATgggaataa